One genomic segment of bacterium includes these proteins:
- a CDS encoding discoidin domain-containing protein, translating to MKRKIFYKSLLLAMCYLAILCAQSTTLDDFEPVVGWNDFKADAVNINISQDDGLYGKCIRFSYDFTKGTGYGGIQKLFALDLPDNFEFTFYLKAESPSNNFEIKFLDSTGQNVWWVNNRNYDFPKDWKKIKIKKRHIQFAWGPTNDQSLKRIDRIEFTIASVVGGKGTIWIDELKFEPRPLETESYPKPIVFSTSSTIQNPISNCFDNNPETFWQSLPEKVQHVKIDFQNVREFGGLYIQWHHKVWATSFEILISENNSDWEKVYSVSNNESEKSFIRLPDSETRYIKINLIKRNEAQYGINEIKILSVNKTKSLNDFIVYASKNSLIGDFPRYFSEQASYWTVVGLNSDVKEALINEDGMVEIERGGFSIEPMLYNGIQLLNWSNTLKSQSLENNYLPIPNVKWESVGNVSLDVRAFANGQANEGSVLYLKYSINNMSEKKIKSNKLYLLVRPFQVNPYYQFLNLEGGVGRINSIKEQDGKIYVNHDKVIFPVTKYNSFGASAFDEYNIVSSLWEGKIPTNISVVDPTHLPTGQTGLASGILKYDFNLEPGEEKVVYLAVPFYGEETLPQNLNGSLIEQNLVETKDFWEEKLNHIKFNLPESADKIIHAWKSNIAYILINRDKAGIQPGSRSYERSWIRDGSLTSSALLKSGIVEEVKEFIDWYAAHQYENGKVPCVVDSRGPDPVPEHDSHGQMIYLIKEYFNFTKDTTFLRSKNENVLKAVEYIESLIAERSTDHFKNGNDSVRAYYGLVTESISHEGYSAKPMHSYWDNFFTMKGLKDAAQIQLILGEKEYYERIKKVRILFGIIYTTH from the coding sequence ATGAAAAGAAAAATATTTTATAAATCATTGTTGCTCGCAATGTGTTACTTGGCAATCTTATGTGCCCAATCAACAACACTCGACGATTTTGAACCAGTTGTTGGTTGGAATGATTTCAAAGCTGATGCAGTTAATATTAATATTTCACAAGATGATGGCTTGTATGGCAAATGTATTAGATTCAGTTATGATTTTACCAAGGGAACGGGTTATGGTGGAATTCAGAAACTGTTTGCACTTGATCTTCCTGATAATTTTGAATTTACTTTTTACCTGAAAGCGGAATCCCCGTCAAACAATTTTGAAATAAAATTTCTCGACAGCACCGGTCAGAATGTTTGGTGGGTAAACAACCGCAATTACGACTTCCCGAAAGACTGGAAAAAAATAAAAATCAAGAAAAGACATATTCAATTTGCGTGGGGACCAACGAATGATCAATCATTAAAAAGAATTGACAGAATTGAATTTACAATCGCTTCAGTTGTTGGAGGAAAAGGAACTATCTGGATTGATGAATTAAAGTTTGAGCCACGACCTCTTGAAACTGAATCATATCCAAAGCCAATAGTCTTCAGCACTTCTTCGACAATTCAAAATCCAATATCTAATTGCTTCGACAATAATCCTGAAACTTTTTGGCAAAGTTTACCGGAGAAAGTTCAACATGTGAAAATCGATTTTCAGAATGTAAGAGAATTTGGTGGCTTATATATTCAATGGCACCACAAAGTATGGGCAACTTCGTTTGAAATTTTAATATCGGAAAATAACAGTGATTGGGAGAAAGTATATTCAGTATCAAATAATGAAAGTGAGAAGAGTTTTATAAGACTTCCTGATTCAGAAACCAGATATATTAAAATAAATTTGATAAAACGAAATGAAGCTCAATATGGTATTAATGAAATTAAAATATTAAGTGTCAATAAAACAAAGTCATTAAACGATTTTATAGTCTATGCGTCAAAAAATTCATTGATTGGGGACTTTCCTAGATATTTTTCTGAACAAGCATCATATTGGACTGTAGTTGGCCTAAACAGCGATGTCAAAGAAGCGTTAATTAATGAAGATGGAATGGTAGAGATTGAGAGGGGTGGTTTTTCCATAGAGCCAATGCTCTACAATGGTATTCAATTATTAAACTGGAGCAATACTTTAAAATCACAATCTCTAGAGAATAATTACTTGCCAATTCCAAATGTAAAATGGGAGTCAGTTGGTAATGTTAGTTTGGATGTTAGAGCTTTTGCCAACGGTCAGGCTAATGAAGGTTCAGTTCTTTACTTAAAATATTCTATAAATAATATGTCCGAAAAAAAGATTAAATCTAATAAGTTATACCTTTTGGTTCGTCCTTTCCAGGTTAATCCGTACTATCAGTTTCTAAATCTTGAAGGTGGAGTTGGAAGAATAAATTCCATCAAAGAGCAGGATGGAAAAATTTATGTTAATCATGACAAAGTAATTTTCCCTGTCACAAAATACAATTCATTTGGTGCTTCTGCATTTGATGAATATAATATAGTATCTTCCCTGTGGGAAGGGAAAATACCTACGAACATATCTGTTGTCGATCCAACACACCTGCCTACTGGTCAGACCGGCCTTGCGAGCGGTATTCTGAAATATGATTTCAATTTAGAGCCAGGAGAAGAAAAAGTTGTTTATCTGGCAGTTCCTTTTTATGGGGAGGAAACTCTTCCGCAAAATTTAAACGGCAGTCTCATTGAACAAAATCTTGTGGAGACAAAAGACTTTTGGGAAGAAAAATTAAACCACATCAAATTCAATCTCCCTGAATCTGCTGATAAAATAATTCATGCCTGGAAATCCAATATTGCCTATATATTAATTAATAGAGATAAGGCTGGGATTCAGCCTGGCTCACGTTCGTATGAAAGAAGCTGGATAAGAGATGGTTCATTAACTTCATCTGCATTGTTAAAATCAGGAATTGTGGAAGAAGTAAAAGAGTTTATTGATTGGTATGCAGCACATCAGTACGAAAACGGGAAGGTCCCATGCGTGGTTGATTCCAGAGGTCCCGATCCTGTACCTGAACACGACAGTCACGGACAGATGATTTATCTTATTAAAGAATATTTCAACTTTACTAAAGACACAACTTTCCTTCGTTCAAAAAATGAAAATGTTTTGAAAGCTGTTGAATATATCGAATCCCTAATCGCTGAACGATCGACCGATCACTTTAAAAACGGGAATGACAGCGTTCGTGCGTATTATGGATTGGTCACAGAATCGATAAGTCACGAAGGTTACTCAGCAAAACCAATGCATTCATACTGGGATAATTTCTTTACTATGAAAGGTTTGAAAGACGCCGCACAGATTCAATTGATCCTCGGTGAGAAAGAATACTATGAAAGAATAAAAAAAGTCAGGATACTTTTCGGGATAATTTATACAACTCACTAA
- a CDS encoding beta-galactosidase translates to MSFAASKNFFKKDGKPYFLISGEIHYFRLDPRLWEKHLRLLKQSGANTTSTYIPWDWHEYEEGKFDFTGETNPARNLIKYIRLCTKVGLDLIVKPGPYILAEYEHEGLPGWLLKRISKNTFALDEFGEIISPNLVSYMTNEFLDYTFRWYDKVMPIIADYEASNNGPIIMMQVCNEIGVFQWLSGKIDYNPVVIKLYKKFLQEKYKSIEALNSVYGTNYTSFESIAAPVGRIENKQDYCAYYDFHLFYRHYFALYLDVLIKKIRSYDITIQLSHNIPGWIYGNAAELPMLISTYEEIMRTRTDVVFGLDHIPEYVSYRNAHSDLACNKILEAMQACGPVWAAEFQAGTREHQVKCDSNDMETFYLASLAHGLKGFNYYMFSQGINPKGKGFNGKTFYYQTPLDPKATKSLLYDSIKKVDDFITREKVELLISKAKSEICVGLYKPYFYTELTTSQLLKEKRLDVSTLGLSLDPRFVREEIFFNGLLRALQTLNFNYDINDLENTTVENLLKYKQLWLVTTEFMDGKTQLLLADYVKAGGHLILYPAIPVLDLYLNTCQVLKEELRIDFKKSACPNKVNALDIEDIYTVFQEKQIFIGVNNSEIVSATKSGEVCGIRKKISKGKATIFGFTFGYTTDEHLQLIEKLVSMGGIKRQVKVSDPDIQFVIRKCKKYSYLFLLNFHNQKKTFIVNNKKYTLNPFSYKIIKKKL, encoded by the coding sequence ATGAGCTTCGCAGCTTCAAAGAATTTTTTTAAGAAAGATGGCAAACCATATTTTTTAATATCCGGTGAGATACATTACTTTCGACTTGATCCGAGGTTGTGGGAGAAGCATTTGCGGTTGTTAAAACAATCCGGTGCAAATACAACATCGACATATATTCCGTGGGATTGGCATGAGTACGAAGAGGGTAAATTTGATTTTACAGGTGAAACTAACCCGGCACGAAACCTAATAAAATATATTCGGCTTTGCACTAAGGTAGGATTAGATTTAATTGTTAAGCCCGGTCCATATATTCTTGCTGAATATGAACATGAAGGATTGCCCGGCTGGTTATTAAAACGAATAAGCAAAAATACTTTTGCGCTGGATGAATTTGGGGAAATAATCTCCCCGAATCTTGTTTCTTACATGACGAATGAATTTCTTGATTACACTTTTCGCTGGTATGATAAAGTAATGCCGATAATAGCTGATTACGAGGCTTCCAATAATGGTCCGATTATAATGATGCAGGTTTGCAATGAGATTGGAGTTTTCCAGTGGCTGTCAGGAAAGATTGATTACAATCCGGTTGTCATTAAACTTTATAAAAAATTTCTACAAGAAAAATATAAATCCATCGAAGCTTTAAATTCAGTTTACGGAACAAATTATACTTCATTTGAAAGTATAGCTGCCCCTGTTGGAAGAATTGAAAACAAGCAGGATTACTGTGCTTATTATGATTTCCATCTTTTTTACCGACACTACTTTGCTTTGTATCTGGATGTGCTAATAAAAAAAATCAGAAGTTATGATATTACTATCCAGCTTAGCCACAATATACCCGGATGGATTTATGGTAATGCTGCCGAACTCCCAATGCTCATAAGCACCTATGAAGAGATTATGAGAACACGAACCGATGTTGTATTCGGACTTGACCATATTCCTGAATATGTTTCATATCGCAATGCTCACTCAGATCTTGCCTGCAACAAAATTCTGGAAGCAATGCAAGCTTGTGGTCCTGTCTGGGCAGCAGAGTTTCAGGCTGGCACACGGGAACATCAGGTTAAATGTGATTCAAATGATATGGAAACATTCTATTTGGCCTCTCTTGCACACGGATTAAAAGGTTTTAACTACTACATGTTCTCGCAAGGAATAAATCCCAAGGGAAAGGGTTTTAATGGCAAAACTTTTTATTATCAGACACCTCTTGATCCAAAAGCTACAAAGTCACTGTTATATGATTCAATAAAAAAAGTTGATGATTTCATTACTCGGGAAAAAGTAGAGCTATTAATCAGTAAGGCAAAATCTGAAATTTGTGTTGGATTATATAAACCATATTTCTATACAGAGTTGACCACTTCGCAGCTTCTCAAAGAAAAAAGACTTGATGTTAGCACGCTTGGTCTTTCCCTTGATCCTCGCTTTGTTCGTGAAGAAATATTTTTTAATGGATTACTTCGGGCTTTACAGACATTAAATTTTAATTATGATATCAACGATTTAGAAAATACAACTGTCGAAAATCTGTTAAAGTATAAACAGCTCTGGCTTGTCACAACGGAATTTATGGATGGCAAAACTCAATTGTTGCTTGCAGATTATGTGAAAGCTGGCGGCCATCTGATTTTGTATCCGGCAATTCCGGTGCTTGATTTATATCTTAATACCTGTCAGGTTTTAAAAGAAGAACTTAGAATTGATTTTAAAAAATCCGCCTGTCCTAATAAGGTTAATGCTTTGGATATCGAAGATATTTATACTGTGTTTCAGGAGAAACAGATTTTTATTGGAGTTAATAACTCTGAAATCGTTTCCGCGACAAAGAGCGGTGAGGTTTGCGGAATCAGAAAAAAAATTAGCAAAGGGAAAGCAACAATTTTTGGTTTTACCTTTGGATATACAACCGATGAACATCTTCAACTAATTGAAAAATTAGTTTCGATGGGTGGAATTAAAAGACAAGTGAAGGTTTCTGACCCGGATATACAGTTTGTAATTCGCAAATGTAAAAAGTATTCCTATTTATTTTTATTGAACTTTCACAACCAGAAAAAAACATTTATTGTAAATAACAAAAAGTATACATTAAATCCGTTTTCCTATAAGATTATTAAGAAAAAATTGTAG
- a CDS encoding T9SS type A sorting domain-containing protein codes for MVTKKIFFAVLITLFVGSVPAEAAELISVVLDSIPPATPQNIVGGGYEKHIDIDWFNNFESDLAGYKVYRKVGGQFVFYTNVPEEKTYLSLNIGTTGVTNTFKVSAYDDSGNESPLSDSVEVTTHDMTDEEFLDMVQRTTFRYFWDYAHPVSGLIRERLGSGEIVTVGGSGFGVMALLVGIERNYISREQGVQRMLTILNFLNTQADRFHGAFPHWMNGTTGAVIPFSQYDDGGDLVETSFMIQGLLAARQYFDQSTSEEIEIRNLITQIWETVEWDWYRRSSFSNYLYWHWSPNYGWQMNFKLVGYNETMITYLLAIASPTYSVPASLYYDGWASSTSYFINQTYYTYKLWVGDPYGGPLFFAHYSFLGFDSRFIKDDYCNYFLNNRHHTLINRAYCIANPLGHTGYGPDTWGLTASDEPSGYSAHEPYVNDNGTIAPTAALSSMPYTPTESISALKNFYRTYYGNLWGEYGFKDAFNLDVNWFASSYISIDQGPIIVMIENHRSNLLWNKFMANSEIPAMLDSIGFVPDSTVGINDEEKPIEDFLIFGNYPNPFNPSTTIVFALPKTEKVVINIYNVLGEEIIKLADREFAAGKNEITWNGLDQNGNAADSGIYFYTINFKDRIETGKMVLTK; via the coding sequence ATGGTTACGAAAAAAATATTTTTTGCAGTTTTAATAACTCTATTTGTTGGCAGTGTTCCAGCTGAAGCAGCTGAGTTAATTTCTGTTGTACTTGATTCGATTCCACCTGCTACTCCGCAAAATATTGTTGGAGGCGGTTACGAAAAGCACATTGATATTGATTGGTTTAACAACTTTGAATCAGATTTAGCAGGATATAAAGTTTATAGGAAAGTTGGCGGACAATTTGTGTTTTATACAAATGTTCCGGAAGAGAAAACATATCTTTCACTGAATATCGGAACAACAGGCGTTACCAACACATTTAAAGTAAGTGCTTATGATGATTCGGGTAATGAATCACCGTTAAGCGACAGTGTTGAAGTTACAACTCACGATATGACAGATGAGGAATTTCTGGATATGGTTCAACGAACCACATTCAGATATTTCTGGGATTATGCACATCCTGTATCGGGGTTAATTAGAGAAAGATTGGGTTCGGGAGAGATAGTTACTGTTGGTGGATCCGGATTTGGAGTAATGGCTTTGCTTGTTGGAATAGAAAGAAATTACATAAGCAGGGAACAAGGCGTTCAGCGAATGTTGACTATACTTAATTTTCTCAATACTCAGGCTGACAGATTCCACGGCGCTTTTCCTCACTGGATGAATGGGACAACCGGAGCTGTTATTCCTTTCAGTCAATATGATGATGGGGGTGATCTTGTTGAAACATCCTTTATGATTCAAGGACTTCTTGCTGCAAGACAATATTTCGATCAGTCAACTTCTGAGGAAATAGAAATAAGAAATTTAATAACTCAAATCTGGGAAACAGTTGAATGGGATTGGTACCGCCGATCATCATTTAGTAATTATCTTTACTGGCACTGGTCACCCAACTACGGCTGGCAAATGAATTTTAAACTTGTTGGATATAATGAAACTATGATAACCTATCTGCTGGCGATTGCTTCGCCAACTTATAGTGTACCTGCAAGCCTCTATTACGATGGATGGGCAAGTTCAACAAGTTATTTTATCAATCAAACTTATTATACATATAAACTCTGGGTTGGTGATCCTTACGGTGGACCTCTTTTCTTCGCTCATTATTCTTTCCTTGGATTTGATTCAAGATTTATTAAAGATGATTATTGTAATTACTTTTTAAATAACAGACATCATACATTAATTAACAGAGCTTATTGTATTGCTAATCCCCTCGGTCATACTGGATATGGACCTGATACGTGGGGCTTAACAGCTTCCGACGAGCCCTCGGGGTATTCTGCTCACGAACCTTATGTAAATGATAATGGAACTATCGCACCGACTGCCGCTTTATCTTCAATGCCATATACACCAACAGAATCTATTTCTGCATTGAAGAATTTTTACAGAACATATTATGGAAATCTTTGGGGTGAATATGGATTTAAAGACGCATTTAATCTTGACGTAAACTGGTTTGCAAGCAGTTATATCTCAATTGATCAGGGTCCGATTATAGTAATGATAGAAAATCACAGAAGTAATCTGTTGTGGAATAAATTTATGGCGAACTCTGAAATTCCAGCAATGCTTGATTCGATTGGTTTTGTTCCTGATTCAACCGTAGGAATTAACGATGAGGAAAAACCTATTGAAGATTTTCTAATATTCGGTAATTACCCCAATCCATTCAATCCTTCCACAACAATTGTCTTTGCTTTGCCTAAAACAGAAAAGGTTGTGATTAATATTTATAACGTTCTTGGTGAAGAAATAATAAAATTAGCAGACAGAGAATTTGCTGCCGGAAAAAATGAAATAACCTGGAATGGATTAGATCAGAATGGAAATGCTGCCGATTCAGGAATTTATTTTTATACGATAAATTTCAAGGATCGAATTGAAACAGGGAAAATGGTTTTAACGAAATAG
- a CDS encoding extracellular solute-binding protein — translation MKSYKPLIFILFLFASCSENTEKSTLITFWAMGSEAEYVTKLVPEFERRNPDIKVKVQAVPWNAAQEKLITAFASDNTPDACQLGNTWIPQFSSLNAIISLDDFIDQSEVIKKDKYFSGIWDTNVLDSVVYGIPWYIDTRLMFYRTDIFERAGYKQPPKSWDELYDLCKKIKSLFPGQDKYAIYLPTNEWVPFIVFGLQNGSPLLKDRNTRGNFSSKDYKEAFNYLINFHKERLAPIGISQVTNVYQALRDEYFSIYISGPWNINEYKKWMTGDLADKWSTAPLPSKTGDKYPGVSVAGGSSLVIFRNSKHKTEVWKFIEYLSEKKTQIEFYKLLYNLPAVKEAWEDSSIANNIYMKAFYEQFNNVVATRRSRSGNRLLSQRFSSTLSLRLVVR, via the coding sequence ATGAAATCATATAAGCCTTTAATATTTATACTTTTTCTATTTGCCTCCTGCTCAGAAAATACTGAGAAAAGCACACTAATAACTTTCTGGGCAATGGGCTCTGAGGCGGAATACGTTACAAAACTTGTTCCCGAATTTGAAAGAAGAAATCCTGACATAAAAGTAAAGGTGCAGGCAGTTCCGTGGAATGCAGCTCAGGAAAAACTTATCACTGCTTTTGCCAGTGATAATACGCCCGATGCCTGCCAGCTTGGCAACACCTGGATTCCGCAGTTCTCTTCTCTCAATGCCATAATAAGCCTTGATGATTTTATTGATCAATCTGAAGTCATAAAAAAAGATAAATATTTCTCCGGAATCTGGGATACGAACGTTCTTGATTCTGTTGTTTACGGAATCCCATGGTATATTGACACAAGATTAATGTTTTATCGAACCGATATATTTGAAAGGGCTGGTTATAAGCAGCCGCCAAAAAGCTGGGATGAGTTGTACGACCTATGCAAGAAAATTAAGTCTCTGTTCCCGGGACAGGATAAGTATGCTATTTACCTTCCTACAAATGAGTGGGTTCCGTTCATTGTTTTCGGTTTGCAAAATGGTTCTCCTCTTCTTAAAGATAGAAACACAAGGGGCAACTTTAGCTCAAAAGATTACAAAGAAGCTTTTAATTACCTGATTAATTTTCATAAAGAGAGGTTAGCCCCGATTGGAATATCTCAGGTGACAAATGTTTATCAGGCACTCAGGGATGAATACTTCTCAATTTACATATCCGGACCGTGGAATATAAATGAATATAAAAAGTGGATGACAGGTGATCTTGCCGATAAATGGTCAACGGCTCCATTGCCTTCAAAAACCGGAGATAAATATCCCGGCGTTTCGGTTGCAGGCGGTTCAAGTCTCGTCATATTCAGAAATTCAAAGCACAAGACAGAAGTCTGGAAATTCATTGAATATCTTTCTGAGAAAAAAACACAGATAGAGTTTTATAAACTACTTTACAATCTTCCAGCGGTTAAAGAAGCCTGGGAAGATTCTTCAATTGCAAATAATATTTATATGAAAGCTTTTTATGAACAGTTTAATAATGTTGTTGCTACTCGAAGGTCCCGGAGTGGGAACAGATTGCTTTCTCAAAGGTTCAGCAGTACGCTGAGCTTGCGGCTCGTGGTGCGATGA
- a CDS encoding sugar ABC transporter permease, translated as MSKKVKQKQFNVSATVAYFFIAPALIAIFIFFFIPVIAAFIISFTDFDIYALGDINTVRFVGLKNYIRLFEDPLFWLSLKNTSYYVLLATPLSIAVSLGAALLLSSKLLKYKGIFRLSYFIPYITTLVAVAIVWRFIYHPKFGILNYFLGLVGINPIDWLGDPNWAMPAIVLMSVWKSFGYNMIIFIAGLQNIPEDLYEAASIEGASEWQKFKSITLPMLAPTTLFISIITIVGYFQLFAEPYIMTQGGPLNSTLSIVQYMYQEGFRWWNMGYSASIAFVLFFIILIVTLIQFKVQKSSD; from the coding sequence ATGTCTAAAAAAGTAAAACAGAAACAATTCAATGTTAGTGCAACTGTGGCTTACTTTTTTATTGCCCCCGCATTGATAGCAATTTTTATTTTCTTTTTCATCCCAGTAATAGCAGCGTTTATAATAAGCTTTACTGATTTTGATATTTATGCGCTGGGAGATATAAATACAGTCAGGTTTGTGGGTCTAAAAAATTATATAAGACTCTTTGAAGATCCATTATTCTGGTTATCATTGAAGAATACATCCTATTATGTTCTCCTGGCAACTCCTCTTTCAATTGCTGTGTCTCTGGGTGCGGCTTTGTTATTAAGCTCAAAACTGCTGAAGTATAAAGGAATATTCAGGCTTAGTTATTTTATTCCTTACATTACAACTCTCGTGGCGGTTGCAATAGTATGGCGATTCATTTATCACCCAAAATTTGGAATACTAAATTACTTTCTTGGTTTAGTCGGAATAAATCCGATTGATTGGCTTGGTGATCCAAACTGGGCTATGCCTGCAATAGTTCTAATGTCTGTCTGGAAAAGTTTCGGATATAATATGATAATCTTCATTGCTGGCTTACAGAATATCCCCGAAGATCTTTATGAGGCTGCTTCAATTGAAGGTGCGAGTGAGTGGCAGAAATTTAAATCAATCACGCTTCCTATGCTGGCCCCTACTACTTTGTTTATAAGTATAATTACTATCGTTGGATACTTCCAGCTTTTTGCGGAACCATATATAATGACACAGGGAGGACCATTGAATTCAACTTTAAGCATTGTGCAGTATATGTACCAAGAAGGATTCCGTTGGTGGAATATGGGTTATTCAGCTTCCATCGCATTCGTTCTTTTCTTTATAATTTTAATTGTTACTCTGATTCAATTTAAAGTGCAAAAAAGTTCTGATTAA
- a CDS encoding carbohydrate ABC transporter permease, with protein MKKILLYAFLTITSIATLIPFVWMLSASFMTDGAASVFPPKFFPDEVVLHQYQTLFTRLNIAKNFFNSIFLSLVVTTISLFFNSMAGYAFAKYRFKGKDKLFGLLLVNMIVPSQITMLPLFLMLKSVGLINTYLAIIVTGLANIFGIFLIRQHCLSIPDSLIEAARMDGATDFQIYRKIILPLAVPILVTLGLFTFLGTWNDFLWPLIALTDESMYTLPVALSNLMLEHTRDPELMMAGSVLTIIPVIIVFLTLQRYYIKGIMMGGVKE; from the coding sequence ATGAAAAAAATACTTTTATATGCTTTTCTCACTATTACATCGATAGCAACATTAATTCCGTTCGTATGGATGCTAAGTGCCTCTTTTATGACTGATGGCGCTGCAAGTGTTTTTCCACCAAAATTCTTTCCTGACGAGGTTGTTCTTCATCAGTATCAAACACTTTTTACAAGATTAAACATTGCTAAGAATTTCTTCAACAGTATTTTTCTTTCACTTGTGGTTACAACAATATCTCTATTCTTTAATTCGATGGCTGGCTATGCATTTGCAAAGTACAGATTTAAAGGAAAAGATAAATTATTCGGTCTTCTTTTAGTTAATATGATTGTTCCAAGCCAGATAACCATGCTGCCACTATTTCTTATGTTAAAATCGGTTGGTTTGATTAATACCTACTTAGCAATAATAGTAACGGGTCTCGCGAACATCTTCGGAATATTTTTAATTCGTCAACACTGCTTGTCCATTCCCGATAGTCTTATTGAAGCTGCAAGAATGGATGGCGCAACTGACTTCCAGATCTATAGAAAAATAATTTTACCGCTTGCGGTCCCAATATTAGTAACACTTGGTTTATTTACCTTCCTCGGAACATGGAACGATTTCTTGTGGCCATTAATCGCGCTTACTGATGAATCAATGTACACTCTACCGGTAGCTCTTTCCAATTTAATGCTTGAGCATACACGCGATCCTGAATTGATGATGGCTGGATCTGTTCTTACAATTATACCTGTGATAATTGTTTTTCTAACGCTTCAAAGATATTATATCAAAGGAATTATGATGGGAGGCGTGAAGGAATAA
- a CDS encoding peptidyl-prolyl cis-trans isomerase — MYKTEVEPKIKISDKEFNIGMQQVTLELFVNIISTEDSAEIFNISDQLIKGADFDSVLSPRREKSLQQTPLRIVFGSLDDQAVEDLLFGMKPGSISLPIKSGDGWFIFKLVSQNHNPAINLSNEHGRNIVTKTLRDRKMKQVGGAYLDSLIGGKSIEAEGKVFLKIFNALYSVIKKEYPHNLSDSLFKVVLSEKYIIQTINLINPSDINSTFIKFEDGTASSKDFLYYLYYQKIELDNLSSEHLKKTLSASVKQFIEDEMLVREGIKRGLSDNRDVTNGVSMWRDHYMSKLMMESFYDSAKVIDDEINNYLDSNNNDTISAEQKSVFQTQLELNKLQNILTQKTIEYAKKYSLQIYDQVIDNLELSELNTFTYKLIGFGGRIAAFPITVPMYEWYYLMQNEKSSLP, encoded by the coding sequence TTGTATAAAACAGAAGTCGAGCCAAAAATCAAAATAAGCGATAAAGAATTCAATATAGGCATGCAGCAAGTTACTCTTGAACTATTTGTGAACATAATATCAACAGAAGATTCGGCAGAAATATTCAATATTTCTGATCAATTAATTAAAGGTGCTGATTTTGATTCTGTTCTTTCCCCAAGAAGAGAGAAAAGTCTGCAGCAAACACCGTTGAGAATTGTATTTGGCTCATTGGACGATCAAGCTGTAGAAGACCTTCTCTTTGGAATGAAACCGGGGAGTATCTCTCTTCCAATTAAATCCGGTGATGGCTGGTTTATCTTTAAGCTTGTCAGCCAGAATCACAATCCTGCTATAAATCTTTCCAATGAGCATGGAAGAAATATTGTAACAAAAACACTGCGGGATAGAAAAATGAAGCAAGTGGGCGGGGCTTATCTCGATAGTTTAATCGGGGGAAAAAGTATAGAGGCCGAAGGAAAAGTTTTTTTGAAAATATTCAACGCGCTTTACTCTGTTATTAAAAAAGAATATCCACATAATCTTAGTGATTCTTTATTCAAAGTTGTTCTTTCGGAAAAATATATTATTCAGACAATCAATTTGATAAATCCTTCAGATATAAATTCCACATTTATAAAATTTGAAGATGGAACTGCTTCCTCAAAGGATTTTCTTTACTACTTGTATTATCAAAAAATCGAACTTGACAATCTTTCTTCAGAACATTTAAAGAAAACCCTAAGTGCTTCGGTGAAGCAATTTATTGAAGATGAAATGTTGGTTAGGGAGGGAATTAAAAGAGGATTGTCGGATAATCGGGATGTAACGAATGGAGTTTCAATGTGGAGAGATCATTATATGTCAAAATTAATGATGGAATCGTTTTACGATTCTGCAAAGGTAATTGATGATGAAATAAATAATTATTTAGACTCGAATAACAACGATACAATCTCAGCAGAACAAAAAAGTGTTTTCCAAACTCAGCTTGAATTAAACAAACTCCAGAATATTTTAACTCAAAAGACTATTGAGTATGCTAAAAAATATTCTTTGCAGATTTACGATCAGGTAATTGATAATCTTGAATTATCTGAATTGAACACATTTACTTACAAGTTAATTGGTTTTGGCGGAAGGATAGCAGCATTTCCTATCACTGTTCCAATGTATGAATGGTATTACTTAATGCAGAATGAAAAATCTTCTTTACCCTAA